Part of the Athalia rosae chromosome 2, iyAthRosa1.1, whole genome shotgun sequence genome, GGACGAGTCTATCGAGCCCTTTTCTTGTCACACATCAACACATGATTCGGATTCACACGTATGACGTGATTGGTAATTGAATGAGAAAGTTCAACTTCGTAAAATATCCGAAATTTATCATGGATCAACTTTGACCGGGTGCATCGCAAAGCAATACAGAAATCAAACCGATAATTAAATCGAATGAATGATTGCCGAAAGACAGCTGATCGCCTTATAAACGTGTACTTCGTCAAAGCATCGGAGTAAAAATAACTATACTCGGTCTGATTAGGTGCTAATAATAAAAGGTATCCAAAGATGCTGATGGTAGTCGCCTAGTCGTGATCAGCCACTGGTTCGACGGCCAATTGGCTGTTCGGCAAACATTTACAGTGGGATAACAGAGCAACAAATCAGAGATCAGCCCCGTCTCTGATCAACTAATTGGCAAAaggaaatttgattttgacTTATCTCATCATTTTCTCctcagacaaaaaaaaatgtctcgaGTACGTGACTTAAGAACGAAgcatgtgaaaaaatatttgttattGATCTATGTCATCGTTGATTGCTTCTTGATTGCGAGCTGATTTGACCAATCTATGAGTTATTAGGCAACATTTCAACAGTTCGATCTTACCCACCCGTTTGTTTGATCCAAGATGTACCGATGCCATCATCATTTCTATCGTCATCGAGTAAACAACCCAAATActaatattaaaataaaaatatctaagACGAGAATTTCTATTTATGATTGTAGGGCTGAGTGGCTGACAAAGGTGGGAAGTCCGGGCAGTGAAATTCATCACTGTGAATTTACAAACTGGGAAAATGTTGCACGTCCGCAGTTCCAAAGCTATGTTATTCGGTTCTAATTGTAAGCGTTGTAAGTGTGatggaaaatcaaagaatgtTTCGAAATTCATCTCGTCAAGCTCATAAGATTTCGTATCGCGAAAAGTAaaaggtaaataaaattcgagattTAGGTGACGAATACAAATTTGTCAAATACGGATctgcctgatttttttttttcgctcggacaACGATAATAGACCAGAGTCTTTCGGATTtaggaaaagaaacaaacgagAATTAGGTAAGAATATTAGCTTCaggtataaaaaatttgtatgaATCTTGAATGGGAGAAATACTTGTGTGAATCTAATGCCTGATTTATTTTCCGATGCCTCTCAGGTTTGAATATTACTTAATACGTTTATGTATGATTATGCATATGTCAGGGTtgcgggagaaaatatttcgttcgaatgggtatcttaatttttatctacgtattattaattcaatttgaatcacTTTAGGTGATTTTAGTGATACTATTCAGTTCTTTAGAATCTACTACTTTATACTTGTAAAAAGTTtcgtgtataattattatagccGTAATGAATTATAAGCTAAGACTACAAATAGGATAGCTtctgaaaacagaaaatgtgctaataatttatgagaaaaaaattaaattgtgaagtcaattttttttaattttactccCAACCGTCGtaattttcggcaaaaaactTATAGCCAATGCTAGTCCGATTTTCGGAAGTACATAAATTCTAGTCAATTTGGAGTCGAAGTCAACCAACATGAGGCATGCTATGAACTCCTGAAAACATATATAAAATGATAGGTACCAGACACCTGCTTGTTGATAGCCCCCATCGACGTTATTGGTCAACGCAACGCAGATGTCTTAAAAAGTTATGCCACAAACAACATTGGTTGAATAGGAATGAGATAATTGTATTTACAGAAGTAGATTGGACAATACATGATAAATATAGATAATTTATTGCTGATGAAGACGATTATAAAAACAAGGAATTGAACTATGTATAGACAATCAAATGCATGCGAACAACCATCCGAATGAATGCATGATAGAATTGCAGGTAGGTAATAACTATACtatattttcgattcgaaagaACGAGCTGATTCAGCAATATGGTATACTCGACAGAAAATATTCTCCATTGCTTTGGAGTATTATGTACTCCAATGACTCGAATTAACCGAGTATTTTCAATTGTGTATGTTGAATGATTTTCATTACCGTGGTACGTTTAAAATTTTCGTAAGAGGaaagttaatttttattttgatatcTTTTCACTTATGTTCCTAATTCTTGGCTAATTGGGACCAAAGTAAAGTAAGACAAATAAATCACCGATTATAGCCTCCGAATAAGTCTCAATTTTCAGGGACGGTGTTAGTTTGATAATATCTATAACGTCTCCCCGCGTAATTCTGAAATATATCTCCAGTTCGATGAGTAGATTTTTGGCCAGTTTAATTCATTTCTTTGACGATACACATCATTATCAGTGAAAATTATGTTCCGTCCACTATCCAACGTGCGCGCATTAAAATTTTCTGACGACCGGTAAGGTTCACCTATCATGTTTTACCTTCATAAATAAAAGTAGCATCTAGCATGAGCTGTGCAAAATGATGGTCTTGATGATCCTCGGGTAGAGTTCTTGCAACCCTTTGGATTAATTCGACAGTATCGTTGTTTGAACTGCTGGTGTAGACTGTGCCTGATAAACACTGTAACAAATCCGTTAAGTGTGTtcattcttcaaattttggtATTTAGTTAGATCACAGTTCTACGGAGCGGTTACTTACCAATCCTTCGAGATATGTAGTTAGTGTCGGACTTATTCTGGATACTTCTTCAAGGAGATCCGGGGTCTTTGAGAGGTATGCCATCATTCTTCTGCCAGCTATGGGTAACAAGTTAGCCGCCAATGCTTCTGTATCATTCACCGCCATCAAAACCTGGAAATTCATGTTATCCAAGTTGGCAGTAGTCAGCATTTTTTATTAATGATGAAGAATTTATCCAGTTATTTTTACCTCTTCTGCCAATCGATCAAAGCCATTCATGTACAACTGACAAACTTGATGAATTCTTAGTTcgtcattattaattttccaaatgGAAGCTAAACTTTGACACTTGCTCATCCAGGTAATAGCTTGAGTTGAACTGAAATTACTTCCTTCTGTCGTCTCTTGATGTATTGAATCCATAGTGGAAGTAATTACTCGACAGAGGAAATCCATTCTTGCACTGTCGCGTTTGTCATCACGATACCAAGTAAGCATTGCTTTATCTGTGATGTCTTGGAAAAAATATGGATGTGCCTGTAAAAGTAAGTAAATAACAGTAGATATTCATTATTCACAAACTCAGGTATGCAGTCTGGTAATCGATCACTTACCACAGAGTCAAATAGAGTATTCAATGGCTTCactaatttgaaattgaagtgAGCCATCATATGCAAAACATTAGCTAACTGCAAATGTAACATCACAAGATCGTACCAAGCAGGAGTTTGCGAAACCGCCAATGCTGCAAACGGTTGAGGGCCAACAGGATGTCCTTCCCAAATTTCTTCCGACTTTACAATAGaacttttctctccttccaaTACTTCCACctggaaaatgaataattttattttcttaaaatCTTTGTGCTAATGTTTCTCTGTGAAACTCACATCTAGAAAAATATCCAAGAACGTGACGCAGTGTTGTAAAAATGTTGTTAGTTGTATGTCGGATAGCCCAACATCTTGTACACACAACCGCTCTTTAGGCAACTTGCCTAGTTTGTTCATCAATTTGGCTGCTgcttccattcttttttttaaatgaaggGTCCATAGGAGACAACACACCCCTGAAAATATTGCAAACTAAGTATCAATTGATAATCTAAAGATGTTTCATCTTCACGTGTCGAGTAGTGTTGTGTGGGTATAGGTGAGTATTTTTTTAACAGACCTTGTCGCATGTGTTTCATGGGAATTTGTCTAAGAACAGCTAACGCTGCTTCCAGAGCTTTCAGTTGTGTAACGTCTTTATTCCATGTCATAGAAAATTCCCAGCATAGATTAGCAAGTAAAACACTAGAGGTCAGACTGTACGGAAATGACCTCTTTAGTAGAGTAATTTTTTCTGCAAAATTGCAACACTTGTTAATCAGTagaaaacaatttgaaaattaggaTTCATTTACCTACCGATAATTATAGCTTGGGCAGTAGAATCCGCTTCTGCTTCACTACCAACTTCTACTGAAACGGAGAGCAGTTTTAGCTGCTCTTGTTGCGACAATTCCGTTGCGGCAGCTTCGTCTAGTGATCCTACCATCTTTAGGGAATCCATTGACAATTGCATTTGGTCAAATTCAACATCAGTTGTATCAATTAAACGTGCTGGGTCAAGACCTGTTGTACTTAGCCACTTTGCAACGATTTCTGATACGGATCCTAGATATTATAGGGATTCTTGGGTACAAGACATTTTATCAAACTGGATGTCATACATCGTTATACTTTTGAGCAATCCTGATTGTGTTATtgcaacaaaaataaatgcaTGTGTGATAAACCTACGCACCTTTGCCTTTAGAAAGAACGAAGCCCAAAGAAATATCAACGCTCTCAAATGGTATGCTGTAAAATTCTGTAGTGTAGTCTGATGGTGGCTTTTGACTGAAAATACATCACTACTGAGAATCATTGTTCACGTTACCGTAGCTTTCCAACGTGCATAATtgttgcattgaattcttgtGAAATATAGATAAATGTAAAAGGAATTGTAAACTAATTGACAACTCACCTCACTACTGCATTTAATATGGTAATGTCTTCCAGGTTTCCGATAAGTGAGGTGAATTGGCAAGTATCCTTGCTAACATTTTCCCATTCACTTGTGGAACTATACGTCTCTTCTTCTGGGGTCTTGTTAGGATCCTTGTCCAAGTTGTCCTCCATTTGATCAAGACGATTACCATTCTCTGCATCTTCACCTTCGTTACCATTGTCATCTCTTACTCTATTATTATATGCCTTATCCCTGCTTTTCTCAATCATAATTGCCACTGATCTGCATACCATTGCAGCGGTTAACGCATTAAATGGGTTTCTTGATTCCAAAAGTATGCTCCGCATCTCTCGCCACCATGGAGAGATTTCATTATATTCAGCACAAATTTCATCTAcatctgaaatattttataattttttgaactttttatAACACCGTCATATACCAATTGGATagcagaattaaaaaattaccggTCAACAAACAAATTGCTTGCAGTAGTTGTTTGAATCGTTTCAACTCAATCTCCAATGGCGCCCCCGGTTTTTTTTGAAGCCAATAAATCAGTGC contains:
- the LOC105684612 gene encoding rab3 GTPase-activating protein non-catalytic subunit isoform X3; this translates as MSASICGGYNAAYRSSAPQHSLVMATGKRPFIGFHYALEGGAAPVLSDVAMAMASKLASAIGTAVPWFRGSKKVPISPEKSKASVSEPAEPMICRFGLSDIMREGDCIIVSPNRALSIVSDAMGRVTLVDNRRGVAVRMWKGYRDAQCGWIEVTEEKHRGLSKSHGNKSSGGTTHGLRIALFLAIYAPKKGIIDIWGIRQGPKIATFSASKNGRLLYTNYGLLGLNDMTVSSPNRAHYPCIFFDPLGGLKEISVPFHFSLSSKNGKRARDLHLLKKLKSFLREEEFDNEKLINEVTSVCLDFKTNEIRLQVVEMLMVNKHITPEALLAALDVFIEKLSLYKDDGLEPVAKTLYQTSMQLERIIAFYKSVHLQFDRPPEYNTVASNSLPSSKQLCGILLAPEREIHRILKLSKTLIEFESLKSRSHARVIFKEDGRTFLDFLSCFEFGGSGDLIDVKKDVADEKKYNICQLIYQGWLYSDDSIANWQNAAQQSRIKPAILMQFALIYWLQKKPGAPLEIELKRFKQLLQAICLLTDVDEICAEYNEISPWWREMRSILLESRNPFNALTAAMVCRSVAIMIEKSRDKAYNNRVRDDNGNEGEDAENGNRLDQMEDNLDKDPNKTPEEETYSSTSEWENVSKDTCQFTSLIGNLEDITILNAVVSQKPPSDYTTEFYSIPFESVDISLGFVLSKGKGSVSEIVAKWLSTTGLDPARLIDTTDVEFDQMQLSMDSLKMVGSLDEAAATELSQQEQLKLLSVSVEVGSEAEADSTAQAIIIEKITLLKRSFPYSLTSSVLLANLCWEFSMTWNKDVTQLKALEAALAVLRQIPMKHMRQGVCCLLWTLHLKKRMEAAAKLMNKLGKLPKERLCVQDVGLSDIQLTTFLQHCVTFLDIFLDKIKLFIFQVEVLEGEKSSIVKSEEIWEGHPVGPQPFAALAVSQTPAWYDLVMLHLQLANVLHMMAHFNFKLVKPLNTLFDSVAHPYFFQDITDKAMLTWYRDDKRDSARMDFLCRVITSTMDSIHQETTEGSNFSSTQAITWMSKCQSLASIWKINNDELRIHQVCQLYMNGFDRLAEEVLMAVNDTEALAANLLPIAGRRMMAYLSKTPDLLEEVSRISPTLTTYLEGLCLSGTVYTSSSNNDTVELIQRVARTLPEDHQDHHFAQLMLDATFIYEGKT